A single Mesomycoplasma ovipneumoniae DNA region contains:
- the prfA gene encoding peptide chain release factor 1, translating to MEKKFLDSLEKIHKKYQDLSQLLLTDEVINNQKKYLEIAKEISSIEEISLTFELLLKNQQTLEDAKILLSQEKDQELQHLAKSEIATANKNIEALEEKLLILMLPKDENDDKDVIVEIRGAAGGDEANIFVGDLFRMYQKWADSQRAKVKILSSSLALAGGFSQIFFQISGQNIYSKLKFESGVHRVQRVPETETMGRIHTSTATVTVMPKIDSKIEVEINPSDLKIDTYRSSGAGGQSVNTTDSAVRITHIPTGIVVTSQDERSQIGNKEIAMGILRSKIYNLEVQKRLETQANFRKLAGSGARSEKIRTYNYPQDRLTDHRIGFSCSLKPVIQGSLNPIIEALLSQERAELILQSYGDK from the coding sequence ATGGAAAAAAAATTTTTAGACTCTTTAGAAAAAATTCATAAAAAATATCAAGACTTAAGTCAGCTTTTACTAACTGATGAAGTAATCAATAATCAAAAAAAATATTTGGAAATCGCAAAAGAAATTTCTTCAATTGAAGAAATTTCTTTGACATTTGAATTACTTTTAAAAAATCAGCAAACACTTGAAGATGCAAAAATACTTCTTAGTCAAGAAAAAGACCAAGAATTACAACATTTAGCAAAATCAGAAATTGCAACTGCCAATAAAAATATTGAAGCACTCGAGGAAAAACTCCTAATTTTAATGCTTCCAAAAGATGAAAATGACGATAAAGACGTAATTGTTGAAATCCGCGGGGCTGCTGGGGGTGACGAGGCTAATATTTTTGTTGGCGATCTTTTTCGAATGTACCAAAAATGAGCTGATTCCCAAAGAGCAAAAGTTAAAATTCTTAGCTCATCACTTGCACTTGCTGGCGGTTTTTCACAGATTTTTTTCCAAATTTCTGGTCAAAATATATACTCAAAACTTAAATTTGAATCAGGTGTCCATCGTGTTCAACGGGTTCCTGAGACTGAAACAATGGGCAGAATTCACACCTCAACTGCCACAGTTACCGTGATGCCAAAAATTGACAGCAAAATTGAAGTCGAAATTAACCCTTCAGATCTTAAAATTGATACTTATCGATCTTCAGGGGCTGGCGGCCAGTCTGTAAATACAACCGATTCGGCCGTTAGAATTACCCATATTCCCACCGGAATTGTCGTCACCTCTCAAGATGAAAGATCCCAAATTGGAAACAAAGAAATAGCGATGGGAATTCTGAGGTCAAAAATTTATAACTTGGAAGTGCAAAAAAGACTTGAAACACAAGCTAATTTTCGTAAACTTGCCGGATCAGGGGCTCGTTCTGAAAAAATTAGAACTTATAACTACCCTCAAGATAGGCTCACCGACCACCGAATAGGATTTTCTTGTTCATTAAAACCGGTCATCCAAGGAAGCCTAAATCCAATAATTGAAGCCTTATTATCTCAAGAAAGAGCTGAACTAATCTTGCAAAGCTATGGAGATAAATAG
- a CDS encoding peptide chain release factor N(5)-glutamine methyltransferase has protein sequence MEINSRKLELLKEKQRYNLPLEVSKLELLKLEMNYPVQKIIGFIEMENVRIFLDQKVFIPRYETQELLQKVKKVIKKDSFVLDLCCGSGFIGLALAKFSGAKITLVDISDEAILQTKLNAKYNNLDVSVVKSDLFSNIIGQKFDIIVSNPPYLKRQKLDESVINFEPENALFSEPESFSFYQKIMDQIDNFLNDKGWIFFEIDKDSVNFFKKNFPEFKIENDINQKPRFAYWQKNSNYPINL, from the coding sequence ATGGAGATAAATAGTCGAAAATTGGAACTTTTAAAGGAAAAACAACGTTATAATTTGCCCTTAGAAGTTTCCAAACTTGAACTTTTAAAGTTAGAAATGAACTATCCAGTCCAAAAAATCATCGGATTTATCGAAATGGAAAATGTTCGAATTTTTCTGGATCAAAAAGTTTTTATTCCCCGTTATGAAACACAAGAATTACTGCAAAAAGTAAAAAAAGTAATTAAAAAAGACAGTTTTGTTCTTGATTTGTGTTGTGGTTCAGGATTTATTGGCCTTGCTCTTGCCAAATTTAGCGGCGCAAAAATCACTTTGGTTGATATTAGCGATGAGGCAATTTTGCAAACAAAACTAAACGCAAAATACAACAATTTAGATGTAAGTGTTGTAAAATCTGACCTTTTTAGCAATATTATTGGCCAAAAATTTGATATTATTGTCTCAAATCCTCCCTATCTTAAAAGGCAAAAACTTGATGAGTCAGTTATTAATTTTGAACCTGAGAACGCATTATTTTCTGAACCTGAGTCTTTTTCATTTTATCAAAAAATAATGGACCAAATTGATAATTTTCTGAATGATAAAGGTTGAATTTTTTTTGAAATTGACAAAGATAGTGTCAATTTTTTCAAAAAAAATTTTCCTGAATTTAAAATTGAAAATGATATAAATCAAAAACCAAGATTTGCTTATTGGCAAAAAAACTCAAATTATCCTATAAATCTATAG
- the gltX gene encoding glutamate--tRNA ligase: MKIRTRYAPSPTGFLHIGGARTALINYLFAKHHGGDFILRIEDTDTQRNIKDGERSQVENLEWLGIFPDEKPGTISEYGPYRQSEKIARYQKLAQELVQKGFAYYAFDNASELEEQKKEQEKQGIFSFRYDKNWLKISEQEKQKRLENNEFVIRFAVDKNKNYCWNDLVRGKICFEGSAISDWVIIKSDGFPTYNFAVVVDDYDMKITHIFRGEEHISNTPKQIALYEAFSFEKPEFGHLTIITDKNGKKLSKRDSSLFQFIEDYKNQGYHSHAVFNFLALLGWTSADSREFFDHDELIKAFDFKRLSKAPSYFDTEKLNWFSKSYISKMETDQILPHLNLETNSEWNRFFVQTFQKSAVKYSDFFENLDFFTKPQDSMSQKIIDLLEQSNQQPIQLFAQKIDYDNWQFSKIENLIKEIGQTLNIKGKNLLLPLRLATTWAESGPELARAIWLLGPQVIQKRLKKWK; this comes from the coding sequence ATGAAAATTAGAACACGCTATGCCCCTTCGCCAACCGGATTTTTGCACATTGGTGGAGCTCGGACTGCGCTTATTAATTACCTTTTTGCAAAACATCACGGTGGTGATTTTATTTTACGAATCGAAGACACTGACACCCAGAGAAATATCAAAGACGGCGAGCGCTCTCAAGTTGAAAATTTAGAATGGCTTGGAATTTTTCCAGACGAAAAACCTGGCACAATTTCAGAATATGGTCCATATCGTCAGTCAGAAAAAATCGCACGTTATCAAAAATTAGCCCAAGAACTGGTTCAAAAAGGCTTTGCATATTATGCTTTTGACAATGCCAGCGAACTTGAAGAGCAAAAAAAAGAGCAAGAAAAACAAGGTATTTTTAGTTTTCGCTATGACAAAAACTGACTTAAAATTTCTGAACAAGAAAAGCAAAAACGACTAGAAAATAACGAGTTTGTTATCAGATTTGCCGTTGACAAAAACAAAAATTATTGCTGAAATGATTTAGTTCGAGGAAAAATTTGCTTTGAAGGTTCAGCCATTAGCGATTGAGTTATTATAAAATCTGACGGTTTTCCAACATATAATTTTGCTGTTGTTGTTGATGACTATGACATGAAAATTACTCATATTTTCCGTGGAGAAGAGCATATTTCAAACACTCCAAAACAAATTGCGCTTTATGAGGCCTTTTCATTTGAAAAACCAGAATTTGGTCACCTTACAATAATTACCGATAAAAACGGGAAAAAACTGTCAAAAAGAGACTCGTCACTTTTCCAATTTATTGAGGACTATAAAAATCAAGGTTATCATAGTCATGCTGTTTTTAATTTTTTAGCACTTTTAGGTTGAACTAGCGCTGATTCTCGCGAATTTTTTGACCACGATGAATTAATAAAAGCATTTGATTTTAAAAGACTTTCAAAAGCACCTTCATATTTTGACACAGAAAAATTAAACTGATTTTCAAAATCTTACATTTCAAAAATGGAAACAGACCAAATTTTACCGCATTTAAATCTTGAAACAAACTCTGAATGAAATCGCTTTTTTGTTCAAACATTTCAAAAAAGTGCTGTAAAATACAGCGACTTTTTTGAAAATCTTGATTTTTTCACAAAGCCCCAAGACTCAATGAGCCAAAAAATAATCGATTTACTAGAGCAGTCAAATCAGCAACCAATTCAACTTTTTGCACAAAAAATTGACTATGATAACTGGCAATTTTCAAAAATTGAAAATTTAATCAAGGAAATTGGCCAAACCTTAAATATAAAAGGTAAAAATTTATTGTTGCCTTTGAGACTGGCAACAACATGAGCTGAATCTGGTCCTGAATTAGCAAGGGCAATTTGACTTTTAGGTCCGCAAGTAATCCAAAAAAGGCTTAAAAAATGAAAGTAA
- a CDS encoding tRNA (cytidine(34)-2'-O)-methyltransferase → MINIVLFQPEIGPNTGNIIRSCFVLNMKLHIIKPIAFDLDPKHLKRPAAGILLSEIEHEIHSDWQNFEKKYSTKNFYFITRYGQKVYSQIDFKTEFNNNNSEIFLIFGRESTGIPIEILKSNKEKCLRIPMSPHARSLNLANSVVIVAYEIYRQLDFSGLSCFEVQKGKNYLD, encoded by the coding sequence ATGATTAACATTGTGCTATTTCAGCCCGAAATAGGCCCAAATACAGGCAATATTATCCGTTCGTGCTTTGTTTTAAATATGAAATTGCACATAATAAAGCCGATCGCATTTGATCTAGATCCAAAACACTTAAAACGGCCAGCAGCTGGAATTCTTTTGTCAGAAATTGAGCACGAAATTCACAGTGATTGGCAAAATTTTGAAAAAAAATATAGCACAAAAAATTTTTATTTTATAACCCGTTATGGCCAAAAAGTTTATTCGCAAATAGATTTTAAAACCGAATTTAACAATAATAATAGCGAGATTTTCCTCATTTTTGGCAGGGAATCAACCGGAATTCCAATTGAAATTCTAAAATCAAACAAGGAAAAATGCTTGCGAATTCCAATGTCGCCTCATGCTAGATCGCTCAATTTAGCAAATTCTGTTGTTATCGTGGCATACGAAATTTATCGCCAACTTGATTTTAGCGGACTGTCTTGCTTTGAGGTTCAAAAAGGTAAAAATTATCTTGACTAA
- a CDS encoding chromate transporter: MNTKNIKNMKMRDFLTLLWFVVKISLISFGGGNSLMPIIFSQAVVKKGWISKSDFDQGLILTNLLPGPSSLQMMALVCIKKLGAFWGVIATVLGIFPHVLLFFTLFILVKNLPSRYLVTFNLAIFSTIIGILLGFCYIYWKKDKNSMNKLVYYTVLLLSFAYSLFVPSPYNLAIVPILVIIFIYSVLFLFKKWKKKRDFTN, encoded by the coding sequence ATGAATACAAAAAATATTAAAAATATGAAAATGAGAGATTTTTTAACACTTTTATGGTTTGTGGTAAAAATTTCTTTAATTTCTTTTGGCGGAGGAAATTCTTTAATGCCTATTATTTTTAGTCAGGCAGTTGTCAAAAAAGGATGAATTTCAAAAAGTGATTTTGATCAAGGTTTAATTTTGACCAATTTGCTCCCCGGACCTTCATCACTTCAAATGATGGCATTAGTTTGCATTAAAAAATTAGGCGCTTTTTGGGGCGTTATAGCAACAGTTTTGGGAATTTTCCCGCATGTTTTATTATTTTTTACTTTATTTATTTTAGTAAAAAATTTACCTTCAAGATATTTAGTCACTTTTAACCTAGCAATTTTTTCAACAATTATCGGAATTTTACTTGGATTTTGTTATATTTATTGAAAAAAAGACAAAAATTCAATGAATAAATTAGTTTATTACACCGTTTTATTATTAAGTTTTGCATATTCTTTGTTTGTTCCAAGCCCGTATAATTTAGCGATTGTCCCAATTTTAGTAATTATATTTATATATTCAGTTTTATTTTTGTTTAAAAAATGAAAGAAAAAACGTGATTTTACTAATTAG
- a CDS encoding chromate transporter: MGLAVISLIVFGGGQVFMPVFNWFWLQLGELGLEIDQEKINQIFTVANSTPGVFSIKLAAVTGFLIADFGVLGWFLSFIFLMVFILPAIFLVVIWLKALKRVSQKNDSNFAKKAQIFRPAIIGIILALAFQLFINLVLVNYAFNSNNGYFVTKEVSDFISGWRLWVFILFAIFWSITVFILYLRKVNVFLLIIIGISLSLISLQPWL; the protein is encoded by the coding sequence TTGGGGCTAGCAGTTATTAGTTTAATTGTCTTTGGTGGCGGGCAAGTTTTTATGCCTGTTTTTAATTGGTTTTGATTACAACTTGGAGAGTTAGGTCTTGAAATTGATCAAGAAAAAATTAATCAAATTTTCACTGTCGCAAATTCAACACCAGGTGTTTTTTCAATTAAATTGGCCGCAGTTACTGGATTTTTAATTGCAGATTTTGGAGTTTTAGGTTGATTTCTTTCATTTATTTTTTTAATGGTATTTATATTACCGGCAATTTTTTTAGTTGTAATTTGATTAAAGGCTTTAAAAAGAGTTTCGCAAAAAAATGACTCAAATTTTGCAAAAAAAGCACAAATTTTTCGACCAGCAATTATTGGAATTATTTTAGCGCTTGCTTTTCAACTTTTTATCAATTTAGTGCTTGTAAATTATGCTTTTAATTCTAATAATGGATATTTTGTCACAAAAGAAGTAAGTGATTTTATAAGTGGTTGAAGACTTTGAGTTTTTATTTTATTTGCAATTTTTTGATCTATAACAGTTTTTATTTTGTATTTGCGGAAGGTAAATGTTTTTCTGTTAATTATTATCGGAATTTCACTTTCACTTATTAGTTTACAACCTTGACTTTAG
- a CDS encoding MAGa7180 family putative nuclease, with product MYTNRKFYNKKEYFIDHEKRVLILDPAFHEKLLNKKFGFNTGFKKIGGTLIGEVLGLDSFSSPFRAFVKISKLDMPILDTKYIDAGVAIEPLVIKAISEKLGLEIETFPPEKYNYDYFSDDPIIGGIPDGFIKKTNIIIEIKTTGLKNFERWGKKGENLPQKYIKQAQLYAFLKNAEKYAIVATFLEEDDYENPKEFPIKKRHIKSYTFDVNESQVMDDIEKIKKWYNFYTKLGISPSFDPIVDAQILEYLSCENEQEWKQLWEKWTNSISKQNKKI from the coding sequence ATGTATACAAATCGTAAATTTTATAATAAAAAAGAATATTTTATTGACCATGAAAAACGGGTTTTAATTCTTGATCCTGCTTTTCATGAGAAATTACTTAACAAAAAGTTTGGTTTTAACACCGGTTTTAAAAAAATTGGTGGAACTTTAATTGGAGAAGTGCTCGGACTTGATAGTTTTAGTTCGCCATTTCGAGCTTTTGTCAAAATTTCAAAATTAGATATGCCAATTTTAGACACTAAATATATTGACGCCGGAGTTGCAATCGAACCTCTTGTCATTAAAGCCATTTCTGAAAAATTAGGTCTAGAAATTGAAACTTTTCCTCCCGAAAAATATAATTATGATTATTTTAGTGATGATCCAATTATTGGCGGAATTCCTGATGGTTTTATCAAAAAAACTAATATAATAATCGAAATTAAAACAACCGGCCTGAAAAATTTTGAAAGATGAGGTAAAAAAGGGGAAAATTTACCGCAAAAATACATAAAACAAGCCCAATTATATGCATTTTTAAAAAATGCTGAAAAATATGCAATTGTAGCAACATTTTTAGAAGAAGATGACTACGAAAATCCCAAAGAATTTCCTATAAAAAAAAGACATATAAAATCTTATACTTTTGATGTTAATGAATCTCAAGTTATGGATGATATAGAAAAAATTAAAAAATGGTATAATTTTTATACAAAGTTAGGTATTTCGCCAAGTTTTGACCCTATAGTTGATGCTCAAATTCTTGAGTATTTAAGTTGTGAAAATGAACAAGAGTGAAAACAACTTTGAGAAAAATGAACAAATTCAATATCTAAGCAAAATAAAAAAATATAA
- a CDS encoding Hsp33 family molecular chaperone HslO, producing MSSYSKIYLHKNILIVVSEMTEIVNKAVNIHKLSNISSLILASFINVFGPLPTLIKEKTTGFSVKINSETVESLVLETNKKGQIRASFSANNFEIPAHVFKNYNTNLLVSSYIGTSGFLKINQFTKKTNYSGQVKLQKGDFITDLAYYFHQSQQINSVVKNLIELDENSKITKAQSLIIQLLPNHSEEELQEVESWLENEKITDFMSFFSSFNQVDFQNWDYICNCKKANFEANLKLLSQEDVDFLIEKYKKIEFKCNFCSISKKFNKKDWLMANKPFSIATVESLTGGALAAEIVKKPGASKFFAGGLVCYQNEIKEKIGIDTKNGVTNAQTALKMAKYGLDFFQTKYAIALTGNAGPTVQDGELGQVFIAINDEVWELNFTGSRSEIIQASLDFAIEKIKEISKNSIKIF from the coding sequence ATGTCGTCATATTCTAAAATTTATTTGCACAAAAATATTTTAATAGTTGTCTCAGAAATGACTGAAATTGTTAATAAAGCGGTTAATATTCACAAGTTAAGTAATATTAGTTCGCTTATTTTAGCAAGTTTTATTAATGTTTTTGGGCCACTTCCAACTTTGATTAAGGAAAAAACAACTGGATTTTCTGTTAAAATTAATTCTGAAACTGTTGAGTCATTAGTTCTTGAAACAAATAAAAAAGGCCAAATTCGTGCCAGTTTTTCAGCAAATAATTTTGAAATTCCGGCTCATGTTTTCAAAAATTACAACACAAACCTACTTGTAAGCTCATATATTGGAACTTCTGGTTTTTTAAAAATTAACCAATTTACAAAAAAAACTAATTATTCAGGTCAAGTTAAGCTTCAAAAAGGTGATTTTATCACTGATTTAGCTTATTATTTCCACCAATCTCAGCAAATTAATTCAGTAGTAAAAAATTTAATTGAACTTGATGAAAATTCAAAAATAACAAAAGCCCAATCCTTAATTATTCAGCTTTTGCCTAATCATTCCGAAGAAGAACTACAAGAGGTAGAATCCTGACTAGAAAATGAAAAAATCACGGATTTCATGAGCTTTTTTTCAAGTTTTAATCAGGTTGACTTCCAAAATTGAGATTATATTTGTAACTGTAAAAAGGCAAATTTTGAAGCAAATTTGAAACTTTTAAGTCAAGAAGATGTTGATTTTTTAATTGAAAAATATAAAAAAATTGAATTTAAATGCAATTTTTGCTCAATTAGCAAAAAATTTAATAAAAAGGACTGATTAATGGCCAATAAACCATTTAGCATTGCTACGGTTGAATCTTTAACTGGAGGCGCACTTGCTGCTGAAATTGTAAAAAAACCCGGTGCAAGTAAGTTTTTTGCCGGCGGACTTGTTTGTTATCAAAACGAAATTAAGGAAAAAATTGGTATTGACACAAAAAATGGTGTAACTAATGCCCAAACAGCCCTAAAAATGGCTAAATACGGTCTTGATTTTTTTCAAACCAAATATGCAATTGCTTTGACCGGAAATGCTGGTCCTACAGTTCAGGACGGCGAGCTCGGACAAGTATTTATTGCGATTAATGATGAAGTCTGAGAACTGAATTTTACCGGAAGTAGATCTGAAATTATACAAGCAAGTTTAGATTTTGCCATTGAAAAAATAAAAGAAATTTCAAAAAACAGCATAAAAATTTTTTAA
- the tig gene encoding trigger factor: MITREFLPNSAELKIKLVADPQKWVEYYDKAEKRQVAKVSLRGFRKGKVPLEKARPYLNPQSVFELALRMYLPELEKQAFSNVMDSDNVIESPVFNIVQMDKNTLEIEFLYPVYPEIKLPEYQNLKTKYAVKQVTKDDIEIQKQKLLESKGKFVNVNRPVKMGDIINFDFKGFIDDEPFEGGEAQDFELRIGSNSFISGFEEQLVGLEIEKEADIHVVFPEDYHVPAYASKKARFHVKINRIKESQPAKLTNDFVASLKIPNVETISQLEVYLEDLTKRENVEKARIEFQKNALVEIVDQVEIPLATKLINAEVSRLNETFESTLKQQGFTLEEYCRITKFTEQDIHSQLEAEARKLLKNSFIFAEIAKLEGLVPTQQDYDEQIALLSKFTGKSVEELNETIPHSEIQINITNKKVVDKLIEYNSEKTEEKTEEKTEEKVEEKTEEKVEEKTETTEKQNETNEEVNENKDGES, from the coding sequence ATGATAACACGTGAATTTTTACCTAATAGTGCCGAACTTAAAATTAAGTTAGTAGCTGATCCGCAAAAATGAGTTGAATATTACGATAAAGCTGAAAAAAGACAAGTTGCAAAAGTGTCATTACGCGGTTTTAGAAAAGGGAAAGTGCCATTAGAAAAAGCCCGCCCATATTTAAATCCACAGTCAGTTTTTGAATTAGCGCTTAGAATGTACTTACCCGAACTTGAAAAACAAGCTTTTTCTAATGTAATGGATAGTGACAATGTTATTGAATCGCCAGTCTTTAATATTGTTCAAATGGACAAAAACACCTTAGAAATCGAGTTTCTCTACCCTGTTTATCCTGAAATTAAGCTTCCTGAATATCAAAATCTTAAGACAAAATATGCTGTAAAACAAGTCACAAAAGATGATATTGAAATCCAAAAACAAAAACTTTTAGAATCAAAAGGAAAATTTGTTAATGTAAATCGTCCTGTAAAAATGGGAGATATTATTAATTTTGATTTTAAAGGCTTTATTGATGATGAACCTTTTGAAGGAGGAGAAGCACAAGACTTTGAACTTCGAATTGGTTCAAATAGCTTTATTTCCGGTTTTGAAGAACAACTAGTTGGGTTAGAAATTGAAAAAGAAGCCGATATTCATGTGGTTTTCCCAGAAGATTACCATGTTCCAGCTTATGCAAGTAAAAAGGCAAGATTTCATGTAAAAATCAACAGAATCAAAGAAAGTCAACCTGCTAAATTGACTAATGATTTTGTTGCTTCATTAAAAATTCCAAATGTTGAAACAATTAGCCAACTTGAGGTTTATCTTGAAGATCTTACAAAACGTGAAAATGTTGAAAAAGCAAGAATTGAGTTTCAAAAAAATGCACTTGTCGAAATTGTTGATCAAGTTGAAATTCCCCTTGCAACTAAATTAATTAATGCTGAAGTTAGTCGTTTAAATGAAACTTTTGAATCAACTTTAAAACAACAAGGATTTACTCTTGAGGAATATTGCCGAATTACAAAATTCACTGAGCAAGATATTCATAGCCAACTTGAGGCTGAAGCAAGAAAATTACTTAAAAATTCCTTTATTTTTGCTGAAATTGCAAAACTTGAGGGATTAGTTCCAACCCAGCAAGATTATGACGAGCAAATTGCCTTGTTGTCAAAATTCACAGGTAAATCTGTCGAAGAATTGAACGAAACAATTCCTCACAGCGAAATTCAAATTAACATAACAAACAAAAAAGTTGTTGACAAATTAATTGAATATAACAGCGAAAAAACTGAGGAAAAAACAGAAGAAAAAACTGAAGAAAAAGTTGAAGAAAAAACTGAAGAAAAAGTTGAAGAAAAAACTGAAACAACAGAGAAACAAAATGAAACTAATGAAGAAGTAAATGAAAATAAGGATGGTGAATCATAG
- the fusA gene encoding elongation factor G has translation MSRKFELKDYRNIGIMAHIDAGKTTTTERILFHTGKIHKIGETHDGVSQMDWMEQEKERGITITSAATTAFWKGKRINIIDTPGHVDFTVEVERSLRVLDGAVAVLDAQSGVEPQTETVWRQATTYGVPRVVYVNKMDKAGANFEASIESVRTKLNGNAVAIQLNIGAESDFSGIIDLVEMKAYNYDGQKEEVEYEIPIPSELQDKAALMRLALAEAVADYDGNLFNDLLEEKEISAEQLKAAIRKATISGDFFPVVCGSSFKNKGVKKMIDAVIDYLPSPLDVPPVRAFRDDQEITIQADDNEEFSALAFKIMNDPFVGSLTFFRVYSGSLTKGTYIINSTKGKKERVGRILAMHANSREEINEVRTGDIGAFVGLKDTTTGDTLISEKSKTFVLEKMSFPEPVISQSLEPFSKAEVEKLANALQKLANEDPTFKTWTDTETGQTIIAGMGELHLDIIVDRLKREFNVQARVGKPQVSYRETITKSAEVEGKYIKQSGGRGQYGHVWIKFEPNPEEGFDFIDKIVGGKIPKEYIKSIQKGLEEKMQAGILAGYPLINVRATLFDGSFHEVDSSEMAFKIAASKALSRARDAVGTVLLEPIMDVSVFAPAEYAGDVMGDLSRRRGLVREQETRSDGANVIRGHVPLAEMFGYSTQLRSMTSGRGTYQMQFDHYEVVPKNISDVIVKQRAIKSDD, from the coding sequence ATGTCACGAAAATTTGAACTAAAAGATTACCGTAATATCGGAATTATGGCCCATATTGATGCCGGAAAAACAACAACAACCGAAAGAATTTTATTCCACACTGGTAAAATTCACAAAATTGGTGAAACTCATGACGGAGTTAGCCAAATGGACTGAATGGAACAAGAAAAAGAACGTGGAATTACCATAACTTCTGCAGCAACAACTGCTTTTTGAAAAGGTAAAAGAATTAACATAATTGACACCCCAGGACACGTTGATTTTACCGTTGAAGTTGAACGTTCACTCCGGGTTCTTGATGGAGCAGTTGCTGTTCTTGATGCCCAATCAGGTGTTGAGCCCCAAACTGAAACTGTTTGAAGACAAGCAACAACTTATGGTGTTCCTCGTGTTGTTTATGTTAATAAAATGGATAAAGCTGGTGCTAATTTTGAGGCTTCAATTGAATCTGTGCGCACTAAATTAAACGGTAATGCTGTGGCAATTCAGTTAAATATTGGTGCTGAGTCTGATTTTAGCGGAATTATTGACCTTGTTGAAATGAAAGCTTACAACTACGATGGTCAAAAAGAAGAAGTTGAATATGAAATTCCAATTCCAAGTGAATTACAAGACAAAGCAGCACTAATGCGCCTTGCTCTCGCAGAAGCAGTTGCTGACTATGATGGAAATTTATTTAACGATCTTCTTGAGGAAAAAGAAATTTCAGCTGAGCAACTAAAAGCAGCAATTCGTAAAGCAACAATTAGTGGTGATTTTTTCCCGGTTGTTTGTGGTTCATCTTTTAAAAATAAAGGTGTAAAGAAAATGATCGACGCTGTCATTGATTATTTACCTTCACCACTTGATGTTCCGCCAGTTAGAGCTTTCCGCGATGATCAAGAAATTACAATTCAAGCTGATGACAATGAAGAATTTTCTGCCTTAGCTTTCAAAATTATGAACGACCCTTTTGTTGGATCACTAACTTTCTTCCGTGTTTATTCAGGAAGTCTGACAAAAGGAACTTACATAATTAACTCAACAAAAGGTAAAAAAGAACGTGTTGGCCGTATTTTAGCAATGCATGCTAATTCACGTGAAGAAATCAACGAAGTTCGTACCGGTGATATTGGTGCTTTTGTTGGTCTCAAAGACACAACAACAGGTGATACACTAATTTCTGAAAAGTCCAAAACTTTTGTGCTTGAAAAAATGAGTTTTCCTGAACCTGTTATTTCCCAGTCGCTTGAACCATTTTCAAAAGCTGAAGTTGAAAAACTAGCTAATGCCCTCCAAAAACTTGCAAACGAAGATCCAACTTTCAAAACTTGAACCGACACTGAAACTGGACAGACAATTATCGCAGGAATGGGAGAATTACACCTTGATATTATTGTTGACCGGCTAAAACGTGAATTTAACGTACAAGCACGCGTTGGAAAACCACAAGTTTCTTACCGTGAAACAATTACAAAATCCGCTGAAGTTGAAGGAAAATACATCAAACAATCCGGTGGGCGTGGACAATATGGTCATGTTTGAATTAAATTTGAACCTAATCCAGAAGAAGGATTTGATTTTATTGATAAAATTGTCGGTGGAAAAATTCCAAAAGAGTATATAAAATCAATTCAAAAAGGTCTTGAAGAAAAAATGCAAGCCGGAATTTTGGCCGGATATCCTTTAATTAATGTAAGAGCAACTTTATTTGACGGTTCTTTCCACGAAGTTGACTCTTCAGAAATGGCCTTTAAAATTGCCGCTTCAAAAGCGCTTTCACGTGCTCGTGATGCCGTTGGAACTGTTTTACTTGAGCCAATTATGGACGTTTCTGTTTTTGCTCCTGCTGAATATGCCGGAGACGTTATGGGTGATTTATCACGCCGTCGTGGACTTGTTCGTGAACAAGAAACTAGATCTGATGGAGCAAATGTTATTCGTGGACATGTTCCTTTAGCAGAAATGTTTGGATATTCAACCCAATTACGTTCAATGACATCAGGACGAGGAACTTACCAAATGCAATTTGATCACTATGAAGTTGTTCCAAAAAATATTTCTGATGTAATTGTTAAACAACGGGCAATCAAATCTGACGACTAA